A window of Vidua macroura isolate BioBank_ID:100142 chromosome 22, ASM2450914v1, whole genome shotgun sequence contains these coding sequences:
- the SNX19 gene encoding sorting nexin-19 isoform X2 produces MPAQGPAGSRRPLLALLLALGWLLALQLLLDLRALGLLCGALAVLGGWLGPPALGPRGRRLRLERFVSSLRAPAGSAADEGRLQEEIASTVRKVVRDFVASWYRTVSREPAFEAEVERAMLGLAAELRRRMRRVDRRALARRLLLLCGQHLQSFLRARDALRAEPKGGRTLWREYSRLAGPHPALLSPAAEVGCARAAVDALLRALVPRPHLETRTGRFVVVELVACNVLLPAIRKMSDPDWINLLLIGAFSKKPRGGKPHPAPPAPDSLPFPAQTDAAPAGLPLSPRAAEGLRREAGAAGEEGEEVSRSCHAEESFLRPQALGSLFPCEGLELESPVPDTGQDVELLAPSPAGELLDEPPQDPSVPEGAPASEDGTGDLDHGPGPSSDAVLLPSSALSSCPDIQIEPAVEKEEESPAVPRRFSSQRPSSLGRDLGAAEGPAQFPPEPGQSLPLLSSSPTASMSTFSFEPLSSPDGPVVIQNLRITGTITAREHSGTGFHPYTLYTVKYETALEGEAAGSLQQVAYHTVNRRYREFLNLQTRLEEKPELRKFLKNIKGPKKLFPDLPFGNMDSDKVEARKSLLESFLKQLCAVPEIANSEEVQEFLALNTDARIAFVKKPFVVSRIDKIVVNAIVDTLKTAFPRSEPQSPTEDLSESEVDGKSQTDGKKSKSRLRFSSSKITPVLSVSEAHDRIVYSIREANAVSGTLSLAAMESFIQKQEKLLEAAPSKAPEGEGGREAKEISVQEEMDGLSTVERGAHPDTDSDSETALADLALDVLRLVLVDHWSWLCTENIQKVFNLLFGTLVQSRVEQQELQPVVCQ; encoded by the exons ATGCCGGCCCAGGGCCCCGCGGGCTCCCGGCGGccgctgctggccctgctgctggccctgggctggctgctggccctgcagctgctgctggacctGCGggcgctggggctgctgtgcgGGGCGCTGGCCGTGCTCGGGGGCTGGCTGGGCCCCCCGGCGCTGggcccccgcggccgccggcTGCGGCTGGAGCGGTTCGTCAGCTCCCTGCGGGCCCCGGCCGGCAGCGCCGCGGACGAGGGCCGGCTGCAGGAGGAGATCGCCAGCACCGTCCGAAAGGTGGTGCGGGATTTCGTGGCCTCCTGGTACCGCACGGTGAGCAGAGAGCCGGCCTTCGAGGCCGAGGTGGAGAGGGCCATGCTGGGGCTGGCCGCGGAGCTGCGGCGGCGGATGAGGCGGGTGGACCGGCGGGCCCTGGCCCGCcgcctgctcctgctctgcgGGCAGCACCTCCAGAGCTTCCTGCGGGCACGGGACGCCCTGAGGGCTGAGCCCAAGGGCGGCCGGACGCTGTGGAGGGAGTACAGCCGGCTGGCAGGGCCGCACCCCGCTCTCCTGAGCCCCGCGGCCGAGGTGGGCTGCGCCCGCGCCGCCGTGGACGCGCTGCTGCGGGCGCTGGTGCCGCGGCCGCACCTGGAGACGCGGACGGGACGCTTTGTGGTGGTGGAGCTGGTGGCCTGCAACGTGCTGCTGCCGGCCATCAGGAAGATGTCTGATCCCGACTGGATCAACCTGCTGCTCATCGGGGCATTTTCCAAGAAGCCCCGGGGTGGGAAGCCCCACCCTGCACCCCCAGCGCCGGATTCCTTGCCTTTCCCGGCGCAGACGGACGCAGCTCCCGCCGGGCTACCCCTGTCCCCGAGGGCTGCCGAGGGGCTCAGGAGAGAGGCCggggctgctggagaggagggagaggaggtgaGCAGGTCATGCCATGCAGAGGAATCCTTCCTGCGCCCCCAAGCCCTGGGATCCCTCTTCCCCTGTGAGGGTTTGGAGCTGGAATCCCCCGTGCCTGACACGGGGcaggacgtggagctgctggctcctTCCCCGGCTGGAGAGCTCCTTGATGAGCCCCCCCAGGACCCTTCTGTGCCAGAGGGAGCACCTGCCTCGGAGGATGGCACAGGGGACCTGGACCACGGCCCTGGCCCCAGCTCGGATGCTGTCCTGCTTCCCTCCTCTGCTTTGAGCTCCTGCCCTGACATCCAGATCGAGCCAGCGGttgagaaggaggaggaaagcccagctgtgcccaggaggTTCTCCTCACAAAGACCCTCCAGCCTGGGGAGAGATCTGGGGGCAGCAGAGGGCCCAGCACAGTTTcccccagagcctgggcagagcctgccCCTGCTCTCATCCTCCCCAACAGCCTCCATGAGCACCTTCAGCTTTGAGCCCCTGAGCAGCCCCGACGGGCCGGTCGTCATCCAGAACCTGCGGATCACCGGGACCATCACTGCCCGGGAGCACAGCGGCACCGGCTTCCACCCCTACACCCTGTACACCGTCAAG TATGAGACAGCTCTGGAGGGCGAGGCCGCGGGCAGCCTGCAGCAGGTGGCTTATCACACCGTGAACCGCCGCTACCGCGAGTTCCTCAACCTCCAGACCCGGCTGGAGGAGAAGCCGGAGCTCCGCAAGTTCCTGAAAA aCATCAAAGGACCAAAGAAACTGTTCCCTGATCTGCCATTTGGAAACATGGACAGCGATAAAGTGGAAGCCAGGAAAAGTCTGCTGGAATCTTTCCTGAAG CAATTGTGTGCAGTGCCTGAGATTGCAAACAGCGAGGAGGTGCAGGAATTCCTGGCCCTCAACACCGACGCCAGGATCGCCTTTGTCAAGAAGCCCTTTGTTGTCTCCAGGATAGACAAG ATTGTTGTCAATGCCATCGTGGACACCTTGAAGACAGCGTTCCCCAGGtcagagccccagagccccacGGAGGATCTGAGTGAGTCAGAAGTGGATGGGAAGTCCCAGACAGACGGGAAGAAAAGCAA GTCCAGGCTGAGGTTCTCATCCAGTAAAATCACTCCAGTGCTGAGTGTGAGTGAAGCTCATGACAGGATCGTGTACTCCATCAGGGAGGCCAATGCT GTATCTGGCACCCTGTCGCTGGCTGCTATGGAATCCTTCATCCAGaagcaggagaagctgctggaagcagccCCCAGCAAAGCTCCTGAAGGCGAGGGAGGCAGAGAAGCCAAGGAAATCTCTGTGCAGGAAGAAATGGATGGGCTGAGCACAGTGGAGCGAGGAGCACATCCAGACACTGACTCTG ACTCCGAGACAGCTTTGGCTGACCTGGCCCTGGACGTGCTTCGTCTGGTGCTGGTGGATCACTGGAGCTGGCTGTGCACGGAGAACATCCAGAAGGTCTTCAACCTTCTCTTTGGGACCCTTGTTCAAAG CCgtgtggagcagcaggaactgcagcctgtggtatGTCAGTAA
- the SNX19 gene encoding sorting nexin-19 isoform X1, which translates to MPAQGPAGSRRPLLALLLALGWLLALQLLLDLRALGLLCGALAVLGGWLGPPALGPRGRRLRLERFVSSLRAPAGSAADEGRLQEEIASTVRKVVRDFVASWYRTVSREPAFEAEVERAMLGLAAELRRRMRRVDRRALARRLLLLCGQHLQSFLRARDALRAEPKGGRTLWREYSRLAGPHPALLSPAAEVGCARAAVDALLRALVPRPHLETRTGRFVVVELVACNVLLPAIRKMSDPDWINLLLIGAFSKKPRGGKPHPAPPAPDSLPFPAQTDAAPAGLPLSPRAAEGLRREAGAAGEEGEEVSRSCHAEESFLRPQALGSLFPCEGLELESPVPDTGQDVELLAPSPAGELLDEPPQDPSVPEGAPASEDGTGDLDHGPGPSSDAVLLPSSALSSCPDIQIEPAVEKEEESPAVPRRFSSQRPSSLGRDLGAAEGPAQFPPEPGQSLPLLSSSPTASMSTFSFEPLSSPDGPVVIQNLRITGTITAREHSGTGFHPYTLYTVKYETALEGEAAGSLQQVAYHTVNRRYREFLNLQTRLEEKPELRKFLKNIKGPKKLFPDLPFGNMDSDKVEARKSLLESFLKQLCAVPEIANSEEVQEFLALNTDARIAFVKKPFVVSRIDKIVVNAIVDTLKTAFPRSEPQSPTEDLSESEVDGKSQTDGKKSKSRLRFSSSKITPVLSVSEAHDRIVYSIREANAVSGTLSLAAMESFIQKQEKLLEAAPSKAPEGEGGREAKEISVQEEMDGLSTVERGAHPDTDSDSETALADLALDVLRLVLVDHWSWLCTENIQKVFNLLFGTLVQRWLEVQMITLTCTQRWVQYLQLLQESIWPGGVLPAVPKPPRTEEQKKATAEQALQSLMGILPNVIQELLGTSKCRMSWTLVLESLSQPVINRHLVFCLLDILLEFLVLKGSSKEPEAAAATPCACSGSDKGVPAL; encoded by the exons ATGCCGGCCCAGGGCCCCGCGGGCTCCCGGCGGccgctgctggccctgctgctggccctgggctggctgctggccctgcagctgctgctggacctGCGggcgctggggctgctgtgcgGGGCGCTGGCCGTGCTCGGGGGCTGGCTGGGCCCCCCGGCGCTGggcccccgcggccgccggcTGCGGCTGGAGCGGTTCGTCAGCTCCCTGCGGGCCCCGGCCGGCAGCGCCGCGGACGAGGGCCGGCTGCAGGAGGAGATCGCCAGCACCGTCCGAAAGGTGGTGCGGGATTTCGTGGCCTCCTGGTACCGCACGGTGAGCAGAGAGCCGGCCTTCGAGGCCGAGGTGGAGAGGGCCATGCTGGGGCTGGCCGCGGAGCTGCGGCGGCGGATGAGGCGGGTGGACCGGCGGGCCCTGGCCCGCcgcctgctcctgctctgcgGGCAGCACCTCCAGAGCTTCCTGCGGGCACGGGACGCCCTGAGGGCTGAGCCCAAGGGCGGCCGGACGCTGTGGAGGGAGTACAGCCGGCTGGCAGGGCCGCACCCCGCTCTCCTGAGCCCCGCGGCCGAGGTGGGCTGCGCCCGCGCCGCCGTGGACGCGCTGCTGCGGGCGCTGGTGCCGCGGCCGCACCTGGAGACGCGGACGGGACGCTTTGTGGTGGTGGAGCTGGTGGCCTGCAACGTGCTGCTGCCGGCCATCAGGAAGATGTCTGATCCCGACTGGATCAACCTGCTGCTCATCGGGGCATTTTCCAAGAAGCCCCGGGGTGGGAAGCCCCACCCTGCACCCCCAGCGCCGGATTCCTTGCCTTTCCCGGCGCAGACGGACGCAGCTCCCGCCGGGCTACCCCTGTCCCCGAGGGCTGCCGAGGGGCTCAGGAGAGAGGCCggggctgctggagaggagggagaggaggtgaGCAGGTCATGCCATGCAGAGGAATCCTTCCTGCGCCCCCAAGCCCTGGGATCCCTCTTCCCCTGTGAGGGTTTGGAGCTGGAATCCCCCGTGCCTGACACGGGGcaggacgtggagctgctggctcctTCCCCGGCTGGAGAGCTCCTTGATGAGCCCCCCCAGGACCCTTCTGTGCCAGAGGGAGCACCTGCCTCGGAGGATGGCACAGGGGACCTGGACCACGGCCCTGGCCCCAGCTCGGATGCTGTCCTGCTTCCCTCCTCTGCTTTGAGCTCCTGCCCTGACATCCAGATCGAGCCAGCGGttgagaaggaggaggaaagcccagctgtgcccaggaggTTCTCCTCACAAAGACCCTCCAGCCTGGGGAGAGATCTGGGGGCAGCAGAGGGCCCAGCACAGTTTcccccagagcctgggcagagcctgccCCTGCTCTCATCCTCCCCAACAGCCTCCATGAGCACCTTCAGCTTTGAGCCCCTGAGCAGCCCCGACGGGCCGGTCGTCATCCAGAACCTGCGGATCACCGGGACCATCACTGCCCGGGAGCACAGCGGCACCGGCTTCCACCCCTACACCCTGTACACCGTCAAG TATGAGACAGCTCTGGAGGGCGAGGCCGCGGGCAGCCTGCAGCAGGTGGCTTATCACACCGTGAACCGCCGCTACCGCGAGTTCCTCAACCTCCAGACCCGGCTGGAGGAGAAGCCGGAGCTCCGCAAGTTCCTGAAAA aCATCAAAGGACCAAAGAAACTGTTCCCTGATCTGCCATTTGGAAACATGGACAGCGATAAAGTGGAAGCCAGGAAAAGTCTGCTGGAATCTTTCCTGAAG CAATTGTGTGCAGTGCCTGAGATTGCAAACAGCGAGGAGGTGCAGGAATTCCTGGCCCTCAACACCGACGCCAGGATCGCCTTTGTCAAGAAGCCCTTTGTTGTCTCCAGGATAGACAAG ATTGTTGTCAATGCCATCGTGGACACCTTGAAGACAGCGTTCCCCAGGtcagagccccagagccccacGGAGGATCTGAGTGAGTCAGAAGTGGATGGGAAGTCCCAGACAGACGGGAAGAAAAGCAA GTCCAGGCTGAGGTTCTCATCCAGTAAAATCACTCCAGTGCTGAGTGTGAGTGAAGCTCATGACAGGATCGTGTACTCCATCAGGGAGGCCAATGCT GTATCTGGCACCCTGTCGCTGGCTGCTATGGAATCCTTCATCCAGaagcaggagaagctgctggaagcagccCCCAGCAAAGCTCCTGAAGGCGAGGGAGGCAGAGAAGCCAAGGAAATCTCTGTGCAGGAAGAAATGGATGGGCTGAGCACAGTGGAGCGAGGAGCACATCCAGACACTGACTCTG ACTCCGAGACAGCTTTGGCTGACCTGGCCCTGGACGTGCTTCGTCTGGTGCTGGTGGATCACTGGAGCTGGCTGTGCACGGAGAACATCCAGAAGGTCTTCAACCTTCTCTTTGGGACCCTTGTTCAAAG GTGGCTGGAAGTGCAGATGATTACCCTGACCTGCACCCAGCGCTGGGTCCAGTACCTCCAGTTGCTCCAGGAATCCATCTGGCCTGGAGGAGTTTTACCAGCAGTGCCTAAACCCCCCAGGACAGAGGAGCAGAAGAAGGCAACAGCAGAGcaggccctgcagagcctgatGGGGATCTTGCCCA ATGTGATCCAGGAACTCCTTGGGACCAGTAAGTGTCGGATGAGCTGGACCCTGGTGCTGGAGTCGCTGAGCCAGCCTGTGATAAACAG GCACCTGGTGTTTTGCCTTCTGGACATTCTGCTGGAGTTTTTGGTTCTGAAGGGCTCCAGCAAGGAgcctgaggctgcagctgccacacCGTGTGCCTGCAGTGGCTCGGACAAAGGTGTCCCAGCACTTTAA